The sequence GCATGGCAACGTTACACCTGCCACGCTTAGCCTATGCGGCCCCGCCGACTGGTCGGCTAATGCCCCGGATTCGGTCAGCATCGCGCGGCCATCCGATGAATAGCTGATATTAAAAACCTCTAACTGCTCGAACGCATATGCGTTCATCTGCCAACCGGCCGCCCCGTGTGTTTTTGGTATGACGCCAAAGATACTTTTGAAGCGATCAAAAGATTTTTGCATGAGGCTTTGGGTCCAGGCCGCGTCACTTTGACGGACGTGATCTTGCCACACGCGATGATCCCAGGTATGAATGCCGCACTCAAACCCTGCAGCCTGGACAGCCTGCATGTAACTGGCGCACGTTTTTCCAATATCAGGGGCCGGCAACAAAACGCCATACATCAGCGTTTTCAAGCCATAGTGCTCCACCACCGATGTGCGGGATACTTTTTTGAAAAATCCTGGCCTGAATACCTGTTTCAATGCCCAGCCTGTATGGTCCGGTCCAAGGGAGAACAAGAACGTCGCCCGTGCCTCATATTTGGTTAAAAGACGTACCAGATTGGGGATTCCCTCGCGGGTGCCGCGATACGTATCCGCGTCAATTTTTAGGGTAAGAAGAGGCAAGTTTTGAGTAATACCTGAGAGTATTTGTTGGCCCGCGCAGTGCGGTTGCGCGAAGCGCGTTTTATTCGATGGCTAGCAATGATCATATGGCCGCACGATGTTGCGTGCCTGTCATTTGATCATTGGCAGCGGTGTTAAAAGGCCTGCGGAAACTTAGCTTAATCCTTTTAGCGTTACTGAATTAATCCACCAGGGCGCGGGCTTCTGCGACCTGACCCCGATAAGCATCAAAAATATTGCGCAATGTGTCAGCCATATTAGTCGTTGGTGCCCAGTTCAATTCTTCACAAGTGTTGGTGATTTTTGGTACACGGTTTTGCACGTCCTGATAGCCTTTGCCATAGTACGCGGCAGAGGTGGTTTCGATCAATTTAACGTCCTTGGCCGAGTCGGCGTATTCCGGGTACTCGGCGGCCAATTTAAGCATCATGGCCGCGAGATCGCGAATCGAGTAATTGTTGACCGGGTTGCCGATGTTGTAAATCTTGCCGCTCGCAATACCATCTTTATTCGCAATAATCTTGATCAGCGCATCAATGCCGTCATCGATATAAGTGAACGCGCGTTTTTGCTCGCCGCCATCGACCAATGAAATGTTTTCACCGCGAACAATGTGTCCGAAGAATTGTGTCACTACGCGTGAACTTCCTTCTTTTGGCGTATGGATCGAATCAAGGCCGGCACCAATCCAGTTAAATGGACGGAACAACGTGAAGTTGAGGCCTTCTTCCATGCCGTAACCCCAG is a genomic window of Glaciimonas sp. PAMC28666 containing:
- a CDS encoding polysaccharide deacetylase family protein; amino-acid sequence: MPLLTLKIDADTYRGTREGIPNLVRLLTKYEARATFLFSLGPDHTGWALKQVFRPGFFKKVSRTSVVEHYGLKTLMYGVLLPAPDIGKTCASYMQAVQAAGFECGIHTWDHRVWQDHVRQSDAAWTQSLMQKSFDRFKSIFGVIPKTHGAAGWQMNAYAFEQLEVFNISYSSDGRAMLTESGALADQSAGPHRLSVAGVTLPCVQLPTTLPTLDELLGRTINGIELNTTNIAAHLLKLTAATRDHVFTLHAELEGQKLAPIFEQLLQGWRAQGYDLVAMEDYYHKIKDQVIPTLPIRWAELPGRSGDMIMQAIV
- a CDS encoding bifunctional UDP-4-keto-pentose/UDP-xylose synthase; protein product: MKKVLILGVNGFIGHHLSKRILDTTDWHVYGMDMMKDRIGDLLDNEEYKSRMHFFEGDITINKEWVEYHVKKCDVILPLVAIATPSTYVKKPLRVFELDFEANLPIVRSAAKYGKHLVFPSTSEVYGMCHDDEFDPEESELICGPINKPRWIYSCAKQLMDRVIWGYGMEEGLNFTLFRPFNWIGAGLDSIHTPKEGSSRVVTQFFGHIVRGENISLVDGGEQKRAFTYIDDGIDALIKIIANKDGIASGKIYNIGNPVNNYSIRDLAAMMLKLAAEYPEYADSAKDVKLIETTSAAYYGKGYQDVQNRVPKITNTCEELNWAPTTNMADTLRNIFDAYRGQVAEARALVD